A stretch of the Microtus ochrogaster isolate Prairie Vole_2 chromosome X, MicOch1.0, whole genome shotgun sequence genome encodes the following:
- the Pja1 gene encoding E3 ubiquitin-protein ligase Praja-1 isoform X2 yields the protein MHRSAPNQTKRSRSPFASTRRRWDDTESSGANMNVGNENYSRYPPREYRASGSRRGLAYGHIDTLGARDSEEEGAGPVNRLPVRGKTGKFKADPEKGARSPRFSGPRRRRRNAKEERGKVDPPPAARCSGTRAEFLKQNGMASQMASAEGRAAAKGSNNVERGRQNVPARPSRAPVSMCGGGGATAKSAEEPVVRPKIRNVATPSCMKPKVFFDTDDDDDVPHSTSRWRDAANADAEDARAEALPRRGRSEGAGSSSEVKYPEDKKDNRSGQAKAEKVSRRRRTMADRDFWAYSDDYYRYYEDDSDSEKEWMSALHWKYRSREQPQSSSGESWEPLPGREELPQQAQGSVNTSGAGSLASTTVGSNGSGYPEEVQEPSLQEEEQASLEEGEIPWLRYNENESSSEGENESSHELIQPAMFMLDGNNNLEDDSSVSEDLEVDWSLFDGFADGMGVAEAISYVDPQFLTYMALEERLAQAMETALAHLESLAVDVEVANPPASKESIDALPEILVTEDHGAVGQEMCCPICCSEYVKGEVATELPCHHYFHKPCVSIWLQKSGTCPVCRCMFPPPL from the coding sequence ATGCACAGATCAGCCCCCAATCAAACCAAGAGGAGCCGCTCACCATTTGCCAGCACACGCCGTCGTTGGGATGACACCGAGAGCTCAGGAGCCAACATGAATGTTGGGAATGAGAATTATTCCAGGTATCCTCCAAGAGAGTACAGGGCCTCAGGGAGCCGAAGAGGATTGGCTTATGGACACATTGACACTTTGGGGGCGCGTGATAGTGAGGAGGAGGGGGCTGGGCCTGTTAACCGACTGCCAGTACGAGGGAAAACTGGCAAGTTTAAGGCTGATCCGGAGAAGGGGGCAAGATCTCCTCGCTTCTCTGGTCCTCGCCGCCGCCGCCGTAATGCGAAAGAGGAGCGTGGCAAGGTAGACCCGCCCCCTGCTGCACGGTGCTCTGGTACCAGAGCTGAGTTCTTGAAGCAGAACGGCATGGCCTCTCAGATGGCCTCTGCTGAAGGCAGGGCAGCTGCAAAGGGTAGCAACAatgtggagagagggaggcagaatgtACCTGCGCGTCCTAGCAGGGCTCCTGTGAgtatgtgtggtggggggggagcCACCGCAAAGAGCGCAGAGGAACCGGTGGTGAGACCAAAAATCCGGAATGTGGCGACTCCAAGCTGCATGAAACCAAAAGTGTTTTTTGAtactgatgatgatgacgatgtaCCACACAGTACTTCCAGGTGGAGAGATGCTGCCAATGCTGATGCTGAGGATGCCCGTGCAGAGGCCCTCCCAAGAAGAGGCCGAAGTGAGGGGGCAGGCAGCTCCTCTGAGGTGAAGTATCCTGAAGACAAGAAAGATAACAGGAGTGGGCAGGCGAAAGCAGAGAAGGTGTCCAGACGGCGGCGAACCATGGCTGACCGTGACTTCTGGGCATACTCCGATGATTACTACAGGTACTATGAGGACGACTCTGACAGTGAGAAAGAATGGATGTCTGCTCTGCACTGGAAGTATCGAAGCCGGGAACAACCCCAGTCTTCCAGTGGGGAAAGCTGGGAGCCTCTGCCAGGAAGGGAAGAACTCCCTCAGCAAGCTCAAGGGAGTGTGAACACCAGCGGAGCTGGGAGCCTTGCCAGTACCACTGTTGGCAGCAATGGCAGTGGCTATCCCGAAGAAGTACAAGAACCGTCTCTTCAGGAAGAAGAGCAGGCCTCTCTGGAAGAAGGAGAAATTCCTTGGCTCCGGTACAATGAGAATGAAAGCAGCAGTGAGGGGGAGAACGAATCCAGCCACGAGCTGATACAGCCTGCGATGTTCATGCTGGATGGCAACAACAACCTGGAAGATGACTCCAGTGTGAGCGAAGACCTAGAAGTGGACTGGAGCCTGTTTGATGGCTTTGCGGATGGGATGGGGGTGGCGGAGGCCATCTCCTACGTGGATCCGCAGTTCCTCACCTACATGGCCCTTGAAGAGCGCCTGGCCCAGGCGATGGAGACTGCCCTTGCTCACCTGGAGTCTCTCGCCGTTGATGTCGAAGTGGCTAACCCACCCGCAAGTAAGGAGAGCATTGATGCACTTCCTGAGATCCTGGTCACCGAAGATCATGGTGCCGTGGGCCAGGAAATGTGCTGTCCTATCTGCTGCAGTGAATATGTGAAGGGGGAGGTGGCAACCGAGCTGCCGTGCCACCACTATTTCCACAAGCCGTGTGTGTCCATCTGGCTTCAGAAGTCCGGCACCTGCCCCGTGTGCCGCTGCATGTTCCCTCCCCCACTGTAA
- the Pja1 gene encoding E3 ubiquitin-protein ligase Praja-1 isoform X1, which yields MGQESSKPVRPKPAGGYQSGADRGYGRRHAYVSFRQPTSQQDRIASPRRTTSEVPMHRSAPNQTKRSRSPFASTRRRWDDTESSGANMNVGNENYSRYPPREYRASGSRRGLAYGHIDTLGARDSEEEGAGPVNRLPVRGKTGKFKADPEKGARSPRFSGPRRRRRNAKEERGKVDPPPAARCSGTRAEFLKQNGMASQMASAEGRAAAKGSNNVERGRQNVPARPSRAPVSMCGGGGATAKSAEEPVVRPKIRNVATPSCMKPKVFFDTDDDDDVPHSTSRWRDAANADAEDARAEALPRRGRSEGAGSSSEVKYPEDKKDNRSGQAKAEKVSRRRRTMADRDFWAYSDDYYRYYEDDSDSEKEWMSALHWKYRSREQPQSSSGESWEPLPGREELPQQAQGSVNTSGAGSLASTTVGSNGSGYPEEVQEPSLQEEEQASLEEGEIPWLRYNENESSSEGENESSHELIQPAMFMLDGNNNLEDDSSVSEDLEVDWSLFDGFADGMGVAEAISYVDPQFLTYMALEERLAQAMETALAHLESLAVDVEVANPPASKESIDALPEILVTEDHGAVGQEMCCPICCSEYVKGEVATELPCHHYFHKPCVSIWLQKSGTCPVCRCMFPPPL from the coding sequence ATGGGTCAGGAATCTAGCAAGCCTGTTCGGCCCAAACCAGCAGGAGGGTATCAATCTGGTGCAGACAGGGGTTATGGAAGGAGGCATGCTTATGTCAGTTTCAGGCAACCCACAAGCCAGCAGGACCGGATTGCCAGCCCGAGAAGGACAACATCCGAAGTCCCAATGCACAGATCAGCCCCCAATCAAACCAAGAGGAGCCGCTCACCATTTGCCAGCACACGCCGTCGTTGGGATGACACCGAGAGCTCAGGAGCCAACATGAATGTTGGGAATGAGAATTATTCCAGGTATCCTCCAAGAGAGTACAGGGCCTCAGGGAGCCGAAGAGGATTGGCTTATGGACACATTGACACTTTGGGGGCGCGTGATAGTGAGGAGGAGGGGGCTGGGCCTGTTAACCGACTGCCAGTACGAGGGAAAACTGGCAAGTTTAAGGCTGATCCGGAGAAGGGGGCAAGATCTCCTCGCTTCTCTGGTCCTCGCCGCCGCCGCCGTAATGCGAAAGAGGAGCGTGGCAAGGTAGACCCGCCCCCTGCTGCACGGTGCTCTGGTACCAGAGCTGAGTTCTTGAAGCAGAACGGCATGGCCTCTCAGATGGCCTCTGCTGAAGGCAGGGCAGCTGCAAAGGGTAGCAACAatgtggagagagggaggcagaatgtACCTGCGCGTCCTAGCAGGGCTCCTGTGAgtatgtgtggtggggggggagcCACCGCAAAGAGCGCAGAGGAACCGGTGGTGAGACCAAAAATCCGGAATGTGGCGACTCCAAGCTGCATGAAACCAAAAGTGTTTTTTGAtactgatgatgatgacgatgtaCCACACAGTACTTCCAGGTGGAGAGATGCTGCCAATGCTGATGCTGAGGATGCCCGTGCAGAGGCCCTCCCAAGAAGAGGCCGAAGTGAGGGGGCAGGCAGCTCCTCTGAGGTGAAGTATCCTGAAGACAAGAAAGATAACAGGAGTGGGCAGGCGAAAGCAGAGAAGGTGTCCAGACGGCGGCGAACCATGGCTGACCGTGACTTCTGGGCATACTCCGATGATTACTACAGGTACTATGAGGACGACTCTGACAGTGAGAAAGAATGGATGTCTGCTCTGCACTGGAAGTATCGAAGCCGGGAACAACCCCAGTCTTCCAGTGGGGAAAGCTGGGAGCCTCTGCCAGGAAGGGAAGAACTCCCTCAGCAAGCTCAAGGGAGTGTGAACACCAGCGGAGCTGGGAGCCTTGCCAGTACCACTGTTGGCAGCAATGGCAGTGGCTATCCCGAAGAAGTACAAGAACCGTCTCTTCAGGAAGAAGAGCAGGCCTCTCTGGAAGAAGGAGAAATTCCTTGGCTCCGGTACAATGAGAATGAAAGCAGCAGTGAGGGGGAGAACGAATCCAGCCACGAGCTGATACAGCCTGCGATGTTCATGCTGGATGGCAACAACAACCTGGAAGATGACTCCAGTGTGAGCGAAGACCTAGAAGTGGACTGGAGCCTGTTTGATGGCTTTGCGGATGGGATGGGGGTGGCGGAGGCCATCTCCTACGTGGATCCGCAGTTCCTCACCTACATGGCCCTTGAAGAGCGCCTGGCCCAGGCGATGGAGACTGCCCTTGCTCACCTGGAGTCTCTCGCCGTTGATGTCGAAGTGGCTAACCCACCCGCAAGTAAGGAGAGCATTGATGCACTTCCTGAGATCCTGGTCACCGAAGATCATGGTGCCGTGGGCCAGGAAATGTGCTGTCCTATCTGCTGCAGTGAATATGTGAAGGGGGAGGTGGCAACCGAGCTGCCGTGCCACCACTATTTCCACAAGCCGTGTGTGTCCATCTGGCTTCAGAAGTCCGGCACCTGCCCCGTGTGCCGCTGCATGTTCCCTCCCCCACTGTAA